Part of the Penicillium digitatum chromosome 4, complete sequence genome is shown below.
TGTGGAGTGTCGGCTGCATATTGGCTGAGATGTTGAGCGGAAAGCCTCTCTTCCCTGGCAAGGATTGTACGACTCCACTTCTCCATCTGAGCGGCAAGAGCAAGAACTGACAACCCCACCTAGATCACCACCAGCTGACCCTCATCCTGGATGTCCTCGGCACACCCACGATGGAAGATTACTATGGCATCAAATCCCGCCGTGCCCGCGAATACATCCGCTCCCTTCCCTTTAAGAAGAAGATTCCTTTCCGCGCACTCTTCCCCAAGAGCAATGATACGGCTCTGGATCTCCTCGAGAAGCTGCTTGCTTTCAATCCGGCTAAGCGTATCACTGTCGAGGAAGCCTTGAAACACCCTTACCTCGAGCCATACCATGATCCCGAAGATGAGCCTACTGCACCGCCCATTCCCGAGGGATTCTTCGATTTCGACAAGAACAAGGATGCGCTGAGTAAGGAGCAGTTGAAGCGTGAGCTTACCCTTTGAATCTGGTTCTGGTCTTCTCTTGGTATCTCTGCTAACCTCCCTTCAGTCTTGATCTACGAGGAAATTATGCGGTAAATCTGGACGTGGCAATTTCACATGATCTTTGGTTAGTTAGGAGGATGCTAGATTCCATTCTGCACACACTTTAACTTGACAGCGTGATTTGATACATGTTAGAGATAGCAGGGCAACTCAAAATACGAGTATGAGTTTTCAAGTAAAACAGCTGACTTGCACCATCAAACCCTACACTGCCCTTTTGCTAGTTTCTTTACAAATGGTTCCAGCTCTACATCTAGGTATATACACCCACCCTACACAAGCACACAAAGTACATAGTTGGATACACCCCCATCTATATCAACCCCTCAAATCCCCACCCACAAACTTCTCAATACCCTCAAGCACACCCTCAGGACTAGGCCTCGGTGCACAAACATGCGCCTCAAACCCAAACTTCTCCCGCAGATGATCCCGCGTCGTAGGCCCAATCGTGGCAACAAAGACCCGTCTACTCCCATTTCCAGTCCCAGATCCAGTCCCAGATCCAGCAAAGGGCCCCAATCCAAGAACCCGTAACATAGCCTCACACCCCGTCGGCGAGAAAACAACAACCCAAACATCCCCAGATTCCTGACTCACCACATCGGCAAAATCCCCTTCAAAGGACTCCATCACACCCGTCTCGTACACAACGAGCTCCTCGACGTTCACCCGCTTCTCGATCGGTAAGGCTTTGTTCATTAGTGTTTTCGGGATGATATCCCGCCGCACTTCGCCGACAAGAAACAGGAGTGCTGGTTTATTTGTCGGGTAGAGGGAATCATAGTGGGAGAGGATGAGATGCGCGAGATTCTCTCCGGTTCCTGCGTCTGCGCCGTGGATGAGGGCGTCTGGGAGGTATGTGTCACGGAGGGTTGTGAGGGTGCGGGCTGTGGCTGGACCGACGGTGTAGAGGATTAGGGGTGGGGTGGTTTGGATGTTGAAGGTTACTATGTAATTGCCGTTAGTTGgggtctgggtctgggttgatgtgggggggggggggggggggggtgggaTGGGTTGTTGTGCACCGTCTTTTTCATCTTCGATCATCTGCGCGAAACCCTCGACTGCGCGCTGGCTGGTGAAGATTAGGCCGCCGTATTTCCTCGGGGTGGATACATGGTTGGTGAATGCCCCTGTGCTGAATAGATCGCGGACTTGGGTGAGGTTGTTTTTGAGGAAGCGGTGTTCTAGGACTGGGATGAAGTTGGGGGTGTAGTTTTGTGCGGAGAAGAGATCTTCGTAACCATCATGAGGGGAGGATTTTGTTTTGAGGAGGAGGATTGAGGTTGGAGGCATTTTGGGGGGTAGGTTGGGGTGTGAAAGTGAAGGTGAAGGTGAGGGTTAGGGAGGATTGGAGGTGGAACTGAGATGATGTGATCGAGTGCGGGGAGCTCTGGGGAAACCGAGCTTTTCGATCTTGGGTCTTTTGGGGAATGCAATGGGTTTGATCAAATTTGTGTTTTGAGTCTATGAGTCTACGAGGCTACTAGTCTACTGTACTGTGTTCATACACTCATCCAACAAAGGAAATCGACTTTGATCTAGGAAGGCTTATTTACACAATTTAAAACACAAACTACTGATCGTCCAGCACGTGCAGGTACCGCTTGTCTTCCTGGCGCTCGCGCTCCGTGGAGGGAGGGAGATCGTAGTAAGAGGCACTACGGTAGCCCTGCAGGTAGTGGAAGGTCAAGTTGGCCAGATCGGCAGTTTCCTCCATGCCCAGATCTTTGAAGGTCTTGGCAGTCGGGTCGATGACCTGGTCGAGGAACTCACGCTCCACCTCGTCGGCGGACAGGGTGTGCCACCACAGGAGCTTGTTGATGTAGTAGGCGAAGGGCTTGAGAAGGACCTTGGGAACGTTGATGTGACGGCGCTTCTTGATGATTTCACGGTCGACCAGCTCGGCGATCTCGGCGGTGGAGTAGTTCTTGGGGCCGTACAACTCGTAGGTTTGGCCGGCGGTGCTGTCGTCGTGCAGCATACGCTCCAGAGCGGTAGCGACATCAATGGCCTAGATAGGATTAGCTTAATGCAGTCTTGTCCACCCCCCGGGAGAATAACTTACGTGAACGGGCCAGTAGCGCTCCTGCATGTGGTTGGAGGTGAAAACGTTACCAATCTTGGCCAGCTTGTGGAGCAAGTTGTCCTCGAAACCGAACATTGGTGCAGGTCGCACGATTGTGGTCTCGGGATAGATCTTGCGGACGATCTCCTCACCCCATGCCTACATGTCATCAGCACTCTCATTCTTATAATTCCTGGTAGATATGCTGACCTTGGTGGCAAAGTACTCGGAAGGCGAGTCACGGCGAGCGTTGTAGGAAGAAACGTGGATGAAGCGGTCGACATCGTACTTGGCAACAGCCTCGGCAATACGCTCGGTACCATCGACGTGGACGTCCTCATAGGAGAAGTTCCTGGGGTTGTCAGGACTCACTTATTCATGTATCCCATAGACTATAACTCACTTGGTAGGATATTGACGACCGACAAGGTTGTACACAACATCGGAGTGACGAACGCTCTCCTCGATGGATTGGGTGTTGCGCAGGTCGTATTCCTATATTGAGGTCAGATACCCCCCTCAAATCTCACCACTTATACAGTAGGAAGGCTCCATACCATGAACACAACTCGTCCAAGATCACCAGTGACCTTCAAGTGTCTCTTGGTCATCTCCTCACGGAAGGGAATGACAACGGTGCATCCCTGGCGAGCTGCAAGCCATCAGTCT
Proteins encoded:
- a CDS encoding Tetrapyrrole biosynthesis, uroporphyrinogen III synthase, giving the protein MPPTSILLLKTKSSPHDGYEDLFSAQNYTPNFIPVLEHRFLKNNLTQVRDLFSTGAFTNHVSTPRKYGGLIFTSQRAVEGFAQMIEDEKDVTFNIQTTPPLILYTVGPATARTLTTLRDTYLPDALIHGADAGTGENLAHLILSHYDSLYPTNKPALLFLVGEVRRDIIPKTLMNKALPIEKRVNVEELVVYETGVMESFEGDFADVVSQESGDVWVVVFSPTGCEAMLRVLGLGPFAGSGTGSGTGNGSRRVFVATIGPTTRDHLREKFGFEAHVCAPRPSPEGVLEGIEKFVGGDLRG
- a CDS encoding NAD(P)-binding domain codes for the protein MQKSRTINTALGARPFVPVPRVQLQFQRNLQDVRITRTGKPLLKVQGGRSSIGGHTATVFGATGFLGRYIVNKLARQGCTVVIPFREEMTKRHLKVTGDLGRVVFMEYDLRNTQSIEESVRHSDVVYNLVGRQYPTKNFSYEDVHVDGTERIAEAVAKYDVDRFIHVSSYNARRDSPSEYFATKAWGEEIVRKIYPETTIVRPAPMFGFEDNLLHKLAKIGNVFTSNHMQERYWPVHAIDVATALERMLHDDSTAGQTYELYGPKNYSTAEIAELVDREIIKKRRHINVPKVLLKPFAYYINKLLWWHTLSADEVEREFLDQVIDPTAKTFKDLGMEETADLANLTFHYLQGYRSASYYDLPPSTERERQEDKRYLHVLDDQ